One window from the genome of Anaerolineae bacterium encodes:
- a CDS encoding deoxynucleoside kinase — translation MKFFVAVAGNIGVGKSTLTELLCYRLGWKPFYEAVADNPYLSDFYADMHRWSFHSQVFFLARRLHHYHRLMEHPTSVVQDRTIYEDAEVFAENLYRQGYLSPRDYRTYRDIYEAVVRFLPPPDLVIYLKASEATLRRRIALRGRHFEREISDEYLAQLNRLYDEWIQGFRLCPVLTIPSDDLDFVRYTAHMDLIVERVLDRLHGKEEMILP, via the coding sequence GTGAAGTTCTTCGTGGCAGTGGCCGGCAATATCGGTGTGGGCAAGTCTACCTTAACGGAACTGCTCTGCTATCGGCTGGGTTGGAAGCCCTTTTACGAGGCGGTGGCGGACAATCCCTACCTCAGCGATTTCTACGCCGATATGCACCGTTGGAGCTTTCACTCGCAGGTCTTCTTCCTGGCCCGCCGCCTGCACCACTACCACCGCCTCATGGAACATCCCACCTCGGTGGTGCAGGACCGCACCATTTATGAGGACGCGGAGGTGTTCGCCGAAAACCTGTATCGCCAGGGATATCTCTCCCCGCGCGACTACCGCACCTACCGCGATATTTACGAGGCGGTGGTGAGGTTCCTCCCTCCACCCGATTTGGTCATTTACCTCAAGGCATCGGAGGCTACCCTCCGCCGGCGCATCGCCCTGCGCGGCCGGCATTTCGAGCGGGAGATCTCCGATGAATACCTGGCCCAGCTCAACCGGCTCTACGACGAATGGATCCAGGGCTTCCGCCTGTGTCCAGTGCTGACCATACCATCCGATGACCTGGACTTCGTGCGGTATACTGCGCACATGGACCTGATTGTCGAAAGGGTGCTGGACCGCCTGCACGGGAAAGAGGAGATGATCCTCCCCTAG